Proteins found in one Triticum aestivum cultivar Chinese Spring chromosome 4D, IWGSC CS RefSeq v2.1, whole genome shotgun sequence genomic segment:
- the LOC123100505 gene encoding uncharacterized protein — MVTMMLARLTQTTPAGRPEPSAAVVLIEPCQYLSDLSCMHAFVPFVVARPHMAPRLASPSAMVPVGQYTVLTCATGMNTFALCACDLCVHPLDVQARLVIRRRYRCWVTSQEGLEQRTEKCTKLHRFCVHRPRQVQFRGPPFRSSDGCCLNMHVVCVTCLHAYVLQCFVYTTLSFIKDDTPESECMFMEN, encoded by the exons ATGGTCACTATGATGTTGGCTCGACTCACTCAGACcacgccggccggccggccggagccATCCGCGGCGGTGGTTCTGATTGAGCCGTGCCAATATCTTAGTGAtctttcatgcatgcatgcgttcgtTCCGTTCGTCGTTGCGCGGCCGCATATGGCGCCGCGCCTCGCTAGCCCCTCCGCCATGGTGCCGGTCGGCCAGTACACCGTCCTCACCTGCGCTACAGGCATGAACAC GTTTGCCTTGTGTGCATGCGATCTATGTGTTCATCCTCTGGACGTGCAAGCTAGGCTGGTGATTCGCCGCCGATATAGATGTTG GGTAACCTCCCAAGAAGGGTTGGAGCAACGCACAGAGAAATGTACAAAACTTCACCGCTTCTGCGTGCACCGCCCCAGACAAGTTCAGTTTCGAGGTCCTCCCTTCAGAAGTTCAGATGGTTGCTGTTTGAACATGCATGTAGTGTGTGTGACATGCTTGCACGCGTACGTGCTCCAATGTTTTGTGTACACAACATTGTCTTTCATAAAAGATGATACTCCTGAGTCTGAGTGTATGTTCATGGAAAACTGA
- the LOC123098908 gene encoding ankyrin repeat domain-containing protein, chloroplastic produces the protein MPPPSLPLLLPFSSPFLHPLPTSASRLRRSLSLSLSPCPRPLASPSPSFAVAAVNDDDYDYDDDVVLGDCLVFEDEAFEAPDLDIGRPSPRPSRAARGGGSLVPERWKDAVEEINLTKKEKRRIAHGLRFGSRLDRRVPSAVAAPDEYRAYREGRLDAELGHGARDYLVSPLESKSRAYSEVRLDTEPGRAVRDHVEPLEEKPRAPEKVEAPPPPPPGTRAAPRNPRTAMDSVGLEDIAELFNSSQYVPGETEDGNSARSRRKLFTDEEKVLLNRRLPDLEGAASSKWLPLHTLAASGDFYLLDNLLKHKVDVNALDKDGLPAIHKAIISKKHAIINYLLRNSANPSVYDRDGATLMHYAVQTACNQTIKTLLLYNVNINRPDDYGWTPLHLAVQTQRTDIVRLLLLKGADRTLKNQDGLTPLDLCLRLGHDVRTYELIKLLKNFRISKQHNSF, from the exons ATGCCACCACCGTCTCTCCcgctcctcctccccttctcctccccATTCCTCCACCCTCtccccacctccgcctcccgcctccgcagatccctctccctctccctctccccgtgcccccgtccgctcgcctccccttccccctcgttcgccgtcgccgccgtcaacGACGACGACTACGACTACGACGACGATGTCGTCCTCGGCGACTGCCTCGTGTTCGAGGACGAGGCCTTCGAGGCCCCCGACCTCGACATCGGCCGCCCGTCCCCTCGCCCCAGCCGGGCGGCCCGTGGCGGGGGCAGCCTGGTGCCGGAGCGGTGGAAGGACGCCGTGGAGGAGATCAACCTGACGAAGAAGGAGAAGCGCCGCATCGCGCACGGGCTGCGCTTCGGGAGCCGCCTCGACCGCCGGGTGCCCTCCGCCGTGGCCGCCCCCGACGAGTACCGCGCGTACCGCGAGGGGAGGCTGGACGCCGAGCTCGGCCACGGCGCGCGCGACTACCTGGTGTCGCCGCTCGAGAGCAAGTCCCGCGCGTACAGTGAGGTGAGGCTGGACACGGAGCCCGGGCGCGCCGTGCGCGACCACGTCGAGCCGCTCGAGGAGAAGCCCCGCGCGCCGGAGAAGGTGGAggctccgccgcctccgcctcccgggaCACGCGCGGCGCCCAGGAATCCTAGGACGGCGATGGACTCGGTCGGTCTTGAGGACATCGCGGAGCTGTTTAATAGTAGCCAGTATGTGCCAGGCGAGACGGAGGATGGCAACAGCGCGAGAA GTCGCCGGAAGCTGTTCACGGATGAGGAAAAGGTTCTTCTGAACAGGAGATTACCTGATCTGGAAGGTGCTGCTTCT AGTAAGTGGCTGCCACTTCACACCCTTGCTGCATCAGGAGACTTCTATCTATTGGACAATCTTCTGAAACATAAGGTGGATGTAAATGCACTTGATAAG GATGGTTTGCCAGCAATTCATAAAGCAATTATTTCGAAGAAGCATGCTATCATCAACTATCTCTTAAGGAATTCAGCAAATCCATCCGTCTATGATAGA GATGGTGCAACCCTAATGCATTATGCTGTCCAAACAGCATGCAATCAGACTATAAAAACTCTGTTGCTCTACAATGTTAATATCAATCGCCCAGATGAC TATGGCTGGACACCGTTGCATCTAGCCGTGCAAACACAGAGAACCGATATTGTGAGGCTACTCTTACTAAAAGGTGCTGATAGAACGTTGAAAAATCAA GATGGATTGACTCCTTTGGACTTGTGCCTCCGATTGGGTCATGATGTGAGGACATATGAGCTTATCAAATTACTCAAAAACTTCCGAATATCAAAGCAGCATAACTCGTTTTAA